One genomic segment of Lachnospiraceae bacterium C1.1 includes these proteins:
- a CDS encoding heavy metal translocating P-type ATPase gives MNFTILHESNGKMRIKAHVYGKMTMHEADLIQYYLIQNSNIKNVTVHDRTSNVIINYKSSRQEIIDLLLSFHFDDKDNEDLVPDHTGRELNKYYEDKLFFAICGRMIRRYLFPLPIRFIFNGFNAARYFIKGVKSLKGGKLKVEALDATAITVAYLTGDINTAGSIMFLLNIGSLLEEWTHKKSVDDLARSMSLNVKKVWKKVGDTTVSVSIADINEGDTIVVNSGSIIPLDGVVLSGEAMVNQATMTGESMPVRKDVGISIYAGTVIEEGELEITVSATSGGTKYEKIVHMIEESQKLKSNLETKASSLADRLVPYSFAATVLAYLFTRNVTRAISVLMVDFSCALKLAMPISVLSAMREAGNSKITIKGGKYLEAVSEADTIVFDKTGTLTKANPEVADVIAFNNEDPEEMLRVAACLEEHFPHSMANAVVNKAKEKNLSHEEMHSEVKYIVAHGIATRIDDKEAIIGSYHFVFEDEKAKIPESEHDKFDSLDKRYSHLYLAIGGVLSAVIYINDPIREEAAAVINSLRRAGINKIIMMTGDSERTAAAIAKEVGVDEYFSEVLPEDKASFIEREHQAGRKVIMVGDGINDSPALSKSDAGIAIADGAQIAREVADITVSADDLFELVTLKFLSDSLMKRIEGNYHFVMTFNFALIILGVAGILQPGTSALLHNASTIGISLNSMTDLKK, from the coding sequence TTGAATTTTACAATCTTACATGAATCAAACGGAAAAATGAGAATCAAGGCTCATGTCTATGGAAAAATGACCATGCACGAAGCTGATCTTATCCAATACTACCTCATACAAAATTCTAATATAAAAAATGTAACTGTCCACGACAGGACATCAAATGTGATTATTAACTATAAATCCAGCAGACAGGAAATAATCGATCTGCTCCTTTCATTTCACTTTGATGATAAAGATAATGAAGATCTTGTCCCCGATCACACAGGACGAGAACTCAATAAATATTATGAGGACAAGCTTTTCTTCGCTATATGCGGACGAATGATAAGAAGATACCTTTTCCCTCTTCCGATACGATTTATATTTAATGGTTTTAACGCTGCCAGATACTTTATTAAGGGCGTTAAAAGTCTTAAAGGTGGAAAACTTAAGGTAGAGGCATTAGATGCCACAGCGATCACTGTAGCCTATCTTACAGGTGACATAAATACTGCCGGTTCCATAATGTTCCTTTTGAATATCGGATCTCTCCTGGAAGAATGGACACATAAAAAATCAGTTGATGACCTTGCCCGCAGCATGTCACTTAATGTTAAAAAAGTCTGGAAAAAAGTTGGAGATACAACCGTAAGCGTTTCCATAGCAGACATTAACGAAGGTGATACCATTGTGGTAAATTCAGGAAGCATCATTCCTCTTGACGGTGTCGTCCTTTCCGGAGAAGCAATGGTAAATCAGGCAACCATGACGGGAGAGTCGATGCCCGTAAGAAAAGATGTCGGCATAAGCATATATGCAGGAACCGTAATAGAAGAAGGGGAACTTGAAATCACCGTAAGTGCAACCTCTGGCGGTACTAAATACGAAAAGATAGTACACATGATAGAGGAATCACAGAAGCTCAAGTCCAATCTTGAGACCAAAGCTTCATCCCTTGCGGACCGTCTGGTTCCTTACAGCTTTGCTGCAACAGTTCTCGCTTATTTATTTACTAGAAATGTAACCAGGGCTATTTCCGTACTTATGGTTGATTTTTCATGTGCGCTTAAACTGGCCATGCCTATATCGGTTCTTTCGGCAATGAGAGAGGCCGGAAATTCAAAGATAACCATAAAAGGCGGAAAATATCTTGAAGCTGTTTCAGAGGCCGATACCATAGTATTTGACAAAACAGGAACCCTTACAAAGGCAAATCCGGAAGTTGCTGATGTCATAGCTTTCAATAATGAAGATCCGGAAGAAATGCTGAGAGTTGCTGCCTGCCTTGAAGAGCATTTCCCTCACTCAATGGCAAATGCCGTTGTTAACAAGGCTAAAGAAAAGAATCTTTCACACGAGGAAATGCACAGCGAAGTCAAATACATCGTTGCTCATGGAATAGCTACCAGAATAGATGATAAGGAAGCGATAATTGGAAGCTATCATTTTGTATTCGAGGATGAGAAAGCCAAAATTCCTGAATCTGAACATGATAAATTTGATTCACTGGATAAACGCTATTCCCACCTCTATCTCGCGATTGGAGGAGTTCTTTCAGCGGTTATTTATATAAATGATCCAATAAGAGAAGAGGCTGCTGCAGTAATAAATTCATTAAGACGCGCCGGAATAAACAAGATTATAATGATGACCGGAGACAGTGAAAGAACAGCTGCTGCAATAGCTAAAGAAGTTGGTGTTGACGAGTATTTTTCCGAAGTACTTCCCGAGGATAAGGCCTCGTTTATCGAGCGTGAACATCAGGCAGGCAGAAAGGTAATAATGGTCGGGGATGGTATCAACGATTCTCCCGCCCTTTCAAAATCTGATGCCGGAATTGCCATTGCCGACGGAGCCCAGATTGCACGAGAAGTTGCTGATATAACAGTTTCGGCAGATGACCTTTTTGAACTTGTTACACTTAAATTCTTAAGTGATTCTCTTATGAAAAGGATCGAGGGAAATTATCACTTTGTTATGACCTTTAACTTTGCACTGATAATCCTTGGAGTGGCAGGCATCCTTCAGCCAGGAACTTCAGCACTTCTTCATAATGCATCAACTATAGGGATAAGCCTTAACAGTATGACTGATCTGAAAAAATAA
- a CDS encoding DUF6110 family protein encodes MLYGYLSKIAWKKVGLFAGGVLFGTAGFKILGSQDAKKLYTNCTAAVLRCKDTVLEKKDILVENCNDIYEDAKDINLKRDEERRAREYAEAEALLNSRDDGATKEV; translated from the coding sequence ATGTTATACGGATATCTCAGTAAAATAGCATGGAAAAAGGTAGGTCTTTTTGCCGGTGGAGTTCTTTTTGGAACAGCAGGTTTCAAGATCCTCGGAAGCCAGGATGCTAAAAAATTATATACAAACTGTACTGCAGCAGTTCTTCGCTGCAAAGACACAGTTCTTGAGAAAAAAGATATTCTTGTAGAAAATTGCAACGATATCTATGAAGACGCAAAAGACATCAATCTCAAGAGAGATGAAGAAAGACGTGCAAGAGAATATGCCGAAGCAGAAGCTCTTCTGAACAGCAGGGATGATGGAGCTACTAAAGAAGTATAA
- a CDS encoding Hsp20/alpha crystallin family protein: MLMPSIFEDNFFDDMFDSFFSRPVASSNYSGIMQTDVKDSGSNYELEIALPGYKKEDLHAELKDGYLTINAEHTENKDEKDNSGKYIRKERYTGHCSRSFFVGKELKQEDINAKFENGVLNISVPKEVKKPEIEQKQIISIAG, encoded by the coding sequence ATGTTAATGCCCAGTATTTTTGAAGATAACTTTTTTGATGACATGTTTGATTCATTCTTTTCACGTCCTGTTGCCAGCAGCAACTATAGCGGCATAATGCAGACTGATGTAAAAGACAGCGGAAGCAACTATGAACTTGAAATAGCTCTTCCCGGATATAAGAAAGAAGATCTTCATGCCGAACTTAAAGACGGATATCTTACTATTAATGCAGAACATACTGAAAATAAAGATGAAAAAGACAATTCCGGAAAATATATTAGAAAAGAACGTTATACCGGCCATTGCTCAAGAAGTTTCTTTGTTGGCAAAGAACTTAAACAGGAAGATATCAATGCTAAATTTGAAAACGGTGTCCTTAATATTTCAGTTCCAAAAGAAGTAAAGAAACCCGAAATCGAACAAAAACAAATTATATCTATCGCAGGATAA